Proteins encoded in a region of the Streptomyces akebiae genome:
- a CDS encoding serine/threonine-protein kinase yields MNEDDRGPARRVVDGRFELETRLGGGGMGTVWRARDLVLHRLVAVKEVRPPDRDLSEYDPEGARTLRERVLREARALARIDHPNVVTIHHIVDGGDGTYPWIVMELVSGGSLADRLAEGPMPPAEAARLGRQVLGALTAAHDAGIQHRDVKPANVLLRPDGRPVLTDFGIAAIRETSGLTATGSVIGTPDFMAPERISGHEGGSASDLWSLAMMLYAAVEGHHPLRRGSTLATLAAVLNDDVAPPVRAGALGDVLMSVLVRDPSARPSAAELDLRLAEVESGPTTAAVWDEPTSYPLNPPTPATGVGPGAPGTTRVTAAGFGPPPFQSPPFQSPPSQSTPVQPPPVHAPPGHPPLVQSLPGAGPYQPTTAPVKDVRRRGPRLAVPLSVSGVSLAGVLVLLWWLLPLDDARDTNATVPPATSTSASSSKSKSTASPTGDASPSDDPATQQPQDAETGDMLTPDGIRTAIKAFEEETGRDRYGDFSVYPDYVSAQLMVEGSDTKYDTYSYRPGQGVEKGIIKGTLAGGEQPVSLDDFDWDKVPALLKQAEKKLNVPDPENRYLLVRQPNDIFDTPAGMAVYLSDEYNQSGYLEADTKGKVTRVYPAAD; encoded by the coding sequence ATGAACGAGGACGACAGAGGCCCCGCAAGACGAGTCGTCGACGGGCGCTTCGAGTTGGAGACCCGCCTCGGCGGGGGTGGGATGGGGACCGTCTGGCGGGCCAGGGACCTGGTGCTGCACAGGCTCGTGGCCGTCAAGGAGGTCCGCCCGCCCGACCGGGACCTCTCCGAGTACGACCCCGAGGGCGCGCGGACGCTGCGGGAGCGGGTGCTGCGCGAGGCCAGGGCGCTGGCCCGCATCGACCATCCGAACGTCGTCACCATCCACCACATCGTCGACGGCGGCGACGGCACCTACCCGTGGATCGTGATGGAACTGGTCAGCGGTGGCTCGCTGGCCGACCGGCTGGCCGAGGGCCCGATGCCGCCGGCCGAGGCCGCACGGCTCGGCCGGCAGGTGCTGGGCGCGCTGACGGCCGCGCACGACGCCGGTATCCAGCACCGGGACGTCAAGCCGGCCAATGTCCTGCTGCGCCCCGACGGACGTCCCGTCCTCACCGACTTCGGTATCGCGGCGATCCGGGAGACGAGCGGTCTCACCGCCACCGGCTCCGTCATCGGGACGCCCGACTTCATGGCCCCGGAGCGCATATCGGGGCACGAGGGCGGGTCCGCCTCCGACCTGTGGTCGCTGGCGATGATGCTGTACGCCGCCGTGGAGGGCCACCACCCGCTGCGCCGGGGCTCCACCCTGGCGACCCTCGCCGCGGTCCTCAACGACGACGTGGCGCCCCCGGTGCGCGCCGGTGCCCTGGGCGACGTCCTGATGAGCGTGCTCGTGCGGGATCCGTCGGCACGGCCGTCGGCGGCCGAACTGGACCTTCGACTCGCCGAGGTCGAATCGGGGCCGACGACCGCGGCCGTGTGGGACGAGCCCACGTCGTATCCGTTGAACCCGCCGACGCCCGCCACCGGGGTCGGCCCGGGCGCTCCCGGTACGACGCGTGTCACCGCCGCGGGATTCGGTCCGCCTCCCTTCCAGTCACCTCCCTTCCAGTCACCTCCCTCCCAGTCAACGCCCGTCCAGCCACCGCCTGTCCACGCGCCGCCGGGCCACCCACCGCTGGTCCAGTCGCTGCCGGGCGCGGGTCCGTACCAGCCGACGACCGCGCCCGTGAAGGACGTACGGCGACGTGGGCCGCGCCTCGCCGTTCCGCTGAGCGTGTCGGGAGTGTCGCTCGCCGGCGTCCTGGTCCTGCTGTGGTGGCTGCTGCCCCTGGACGACGCCCGCGACACGAACGCGACTGTCCCGCCGGCCACGTCGACCTCGGCCTCCTCCTCGAAGTCGAAGTCGACCGCCTCACCGACCGGCGACGCCTCACCGTCCGACGACCCGGCGACGCAGCAGCCGCAGGACGCGGAGACCGGCGACATGCTGACCCCGGACGGCATCCGCACGGCGATCAAGGCGTTCGAGGAGGAGACCGGCCGCGACAGGTACGGGGACTTCTCGGTCTACCCGGACTACGTGTCGGCCCAGCTCATGGTCGAGGGCAGTGACACCAAGTACGACACCTACAGCTACCGTCCGGGGCAGGGCGTGGAGAAGGGCATCATCAAGGGCACCCTCGCGGGCGGTGAACAGCCCGTCAGTCTCGACGACTTCGACTGGGACAAGGTTCCCGCACTCCTGAAGCAGGCGGAGAAGAAGCTCAACGTCCCCGACCCGGAGAACCGTTATCTGCTGGTCAGGCAGCCCAACGACATCTTCGACACACCGGCCGGCATGGCCGTCTACCTGAGCGACGAGTACAACCAGTCCGGGTACCTGGA
- the narJ gene encoding nitrate reductase molybdenum cofactor assembly chaperone — protein sequence MSPLPATIPAIVRTRVRAAVRRPSRPGREEAEALPLLLRLCSLLLQYPDAELMDARSELTAAVAALPPSPAAAHLTVFTTWFAAQGPDGPQRHYVEMFDLRRKSSLYLTYYLHGDTRRRGMALLTLNQRYRGAGWDADTGELPDHLPVVLEFAALAGPRTGQAPLRQHRRGLELIHHALTDADSPYRHVLAALLTLLPPPTEADLRAVAELAAQGPPDEDVGLDPYGTYGAGEFAPPGAFVPPEQAPPTLMPPLSSPEGPR from the coding sequence GTGAGCCCGCTGCCGGCGACGATCCCCGCCATCGTCCGCACCCGCGTCCGGGCCGCCGTGCGCCGCCCTTCCCGTCCCGGCCGCGAGGAGGCCGAGGCCCTCCCCCTGCTGCTGCGGCTGTGCTCCCTGCTGCTCCAGTACCCGGACGCCGAACTCATGGACGCGCGGTCCGAGTTGACGGCGGCGGTGGCGGCACTGCCGCCCTCTCCCGCCGCCGCGCACCTGACCGTGTTCACCACCTGGTTCGCCGCCCAGGGGCCGGACGGGCCGCAGCGCCACTACGTGGAGATGTTCGACCTGCGCCGCAAGAGCAGCCTGTACCTGACCTACTACCTGCACGGCGACACCCGCCGCCGGGGCATGGCCCTGCTCACCCTGAACCAGCGGTACCGGGGGGCCGGCTGGGACGCCGACACCGGCGAACTGCCCGACCACCTCCCCGTGGTGCTGGAGTTCGCCGCCCTCGCCGGGCCCCGGACGGGCCAGGCGCCGCTACGACAGCACCGGCGAGGCCTGGAGCTCATCCACCACGCCCTGACCGACGCCGACTCCCCGTACCGACACGTCCTCGCCGCCCTGCTCACCCTGCTGCCGCCGCCCACCGAGGCCGATCTGAGGGCGGTCGCCGAGCTGGCCGCGCAGGGACCGCCCGACGAGGACGTCGGCCTCGACCCCTACGGGACGTACGGGGCAGGCGAGTTCGCGCCGCCCGGCGCCTTCGTGCCGCCCGAGCAGGCACCACCCACCCTCATGCCGCCTCTCTCGTCCCCGGAAGGCCCCCGATGA
- the narH gene encoding nitrate reductase subunit beta — translation MPRGEATVGRVMAQVAMVMNLDKCIGCHTCSVTCKQTWSNRTGVEYAWFNNVETKPGIGYPRRYEDQERWKGGWMLDRRGRLVLRSGGRVKRLLSLFSNPDLPSVEDYYEPVTYDYDNLVSAPAGPDMPVARPRSVLTGKPTAVTWGANWEDGLGGAPEHAGGDPNLTGEWAEKVRFEFEQTFLFHLPRLCEHCLNPACVSACPSGALYKRVEDGIVLVDQDRCRGWRMCVTACPYKKVYVNHATGKAEKCTFCFPRVEAGQPTVCSETCVGRLRYLGLLLYDADRVGEAAATPDEQDLLDAQRGVFLDPRDPDVIAAARKSGIPEDWLEAARRSPVYDLVKRYEVALPLHPEYRTLPMVWYIPPLSPVLDAVDAAGGDQDDPDHVFAAVTRLRIPLEYLAELFTAGDTGAVAGVLMKLTALRSYMRARTLGEDGDGAVLDAVGLTGREAEDLHRLLAVAKYADRYVVPAAHKEDAAALGAVENRCPVEAPDGERSGRRVLLGLPTLRRDTTTGGRP, via the coding sequence ATGCCCCGTGGCGAAGCCACCGTCGGACGCGTCATGGCCCAGGTCGCGATGGTGATGAACCTCGACAAGTGCATCGGCTGCCACACCTGCTCGGTCACCTGCAAGCAGACCTGGAGCAACCGGACGGGCGTCGAGTACGCCTGGTTCAACAACGTCGAGACCAAGCCCGGCATCGGCTACCCGCGCCGCTACGAGGACCAGGAACGGTGGAAGGGCGGCTGGATGCTCGACCGGCGCGGACGGCTGGTCCTGCGCTCCGGCGGACGCGTGAAGCGGCTGCTGTCACTGTTCTCCAACCCCGACCTGCCCTCCGTCGAGGACTACTACGAGCCCGTCACCTACGACTACGACAACCTGGTCAGTGCCCCGGCCGGCCCGGACATGCCGGTCGCCCGCCCCCGCTCGGTCCTCACCGGCAAGCCGACCGCCGTCACCTGGGGCGCCAACTGGGAGGACGGCCTGGGCGGCGCACCCGAGCACGCGGGCGGCGACCCGAACCTCACCGGCGAGTGGGCGGAGAAGGTGCGGTTCGAGTTCGAGCAGACCTTCCTCTTCCACCTGCCCCGGCTGTGCGAACACTGCCTCAACCCGGCCTGTGTGTCGGCCTGTCCGTCCGGTGCCCTGTACAAGCGGGTCGAGGACGGCATCGTCCTCGTCGACCAGGACCGCTGCCGGGGCTGGCGGATGTGCGTGACGGCGTGCCCGTACAAGAAGGTGTACGTCAACCACGCCACCGGCAAGGCCGAGAAGTGCACCTTCTGCTTCCCGCGCGTCGAGGCCGGCCAGCCCACCGTCTGCTCCGAGACCTGCGTCGGCCGACTGCGGTACCTCGGCCTGCTCCTCTACGACGCCGACCGGGTCGGTGAGGCCGCCGCCACTCCCGACGAGCAGGACCTCCTGGACGCCCAGCGGGGTGTGTTCCTCGACCCGCGCGACCCCGACGTCATCGCCGCCGCACGGAAGTCGGGCATCCCCGAGGACTGGCTGGAGGCGGCGCGCCGCTCCCCGGTGTACGACCTGGTGAAGCGCTACGAGGTGGCCCTGCCGCTGCACCCGGAGTACCGCACCCTGCCCATGGTCTGGTACATCCCCCCGCTCTCCCCGGTCCTCGACGCCGTCGACGCGGCCGGCGGCGACCAGGACGACCCCGACCATGTCTTCGCCGCCGTCACCCGCTTGCGCATCCCGCTGGAGTATCTGGCGGAGCTGTTCACCGCCGGGGACACCGGGGCCGTCGCCGGGGTGCTGATGAAACTCACCGCGCTGCGCTCGTACATGCGTGCACGCACCCTCGGCGAGGACGGCGACGGGGCCGTGCTCGACGCCGTCGGCCTCACCGGGCGCGAGGCGGAGGACCTGCACCGGCTGCTCGCCGTCGCGAAGTACGCCGACCGGTACGTCGTCCCCGCCGCCCACAAGGAGGACGCCGCCGCGCTCGGCGCGGTGGAGAACCGTTGCCCGGTCGAGGCCCCCGACGGCGAACGGTCCGGCCGCCGTGTGCTGCTCGGCCTGCCCACCCTGCGCCGCGACACCACCACCGGAGGCCGCCCGTGA
- a CDS encoding oleate hydratase, translating to MAKAYLVGGGIAGLAAAAFLIREGGFDGADIQLFEGQRSLGGSLDAGGTPDAGYTMRGGRMFEAEFRCTYDLLSTIPSTDDPSVSVTQEILAGHEDFAWDDIARLVDGDGKIVDTTSMGFSERDRWELVRCAATPERHLDGKRITDCFGPHFFTTAFWFMWCTTFAFQPWHSAVEFHRHLRRFLHLLPEFGSMSGIHRTRYNQYDSIVRPLTAWLRERGVVIRTGCRVTDLGFTPGTRSGTVNSIHLSRSGHDERIDIAPEDLVLVTNGSMTDASSVGSHFTAPPPPPHRSDAWLLWHRLARGREDFGDPTAFDKRVKESRGVSFTVTADDPVFLDALAEFSGRETGRGGMMTFTDSPWLLTVVADRQPVYRDQPDGVSVWWGYGLFPGRSGNHTPKPMTMCSGREILEEVLHHLPFDEGTTTRVLKSSTVVPCLMPYRTSQFLVRRHGDRPEVVPEGSVNLAFIGQFAELPDDVVLTVEYSVRTAWTAVSRLLHLDRRPPTVHKGHHDPHVLAAALETLHRRPAG from the coding sequence ATGGCGAAGGCATATCTCGTGGGCGGTGGCATCGCGGGGCTCGCGGCGGCGGCGTTCCTGATCCGCGAGGGCGGTTTCGACGGGGCGGACATCCAGCTCTTCGAGGGGCAGCGTTCCCTCGGGGGCAGTCTCGACGCGGGTGGCACCCCCGACGCCGGCTACACCATGCGGGGCGGGCGGATGTTCGAGGCCGAGTTCCGCTGCACCTACGACCTGCTGTCCACCATCCCCTCGACGGACGACCCGTCGGTGTCGGTCACCCAGGAGATCCTGGCCGGCCACGAGGACTTCGCCTGGGACGACATCGCCCGGCTCGTCGACGGCGACGGCAAGATCGTCGACACGACGTCCATGGGCTTCTCCGAGCGGGACCGGTGGGAACTGGTGCGGTGCGCGGCCACCCCCGAGAGACACCTGGACGGCAAGCGGATCACGGACTGCTTCGGCCCGCACTTCTTCACCACCGCTTTCTGGTTCATGTGGTGCACCACGTTCGCCTTCCAGCCCTGGCACAGCGCCGTCGAGTTCCACCGCCATCTCAGACGTTTCCTCCATCTGCTCCCGGAGTTCGGCTCCATGTCGGGCATCCACCGCACGCGGTACAACCAGTACGACTCGATCGTGCGCCCCCTGACGGCCTGGCTGCGCGAGCGAGGGGTCGTCATCCGCACCGGATGCCGAGTCACCGACCTCGGATTCACCCCCGGGACCAGGAGCGGAACGGTGAACAGCATCCACCTCTCCCGGAGCGGCCACGACGAGAGGATCGACATCGCTCCCGAGGACCTGGTCCTGGTCACCAACGGCTCCATGACCGACGCGTCCAGTGTCGGATCGCACTTCACCGCTCCCCCGCCGCCCCCGCACCGCTCGGACGCCTGGCTGCTCTGGCACCGGCTGGCCCGCGGACGCGAGGACTTCGGTGACCCGACCGCCTTCGACAAGCGTGTCAAGGAGTCCCGCGGGGTGTCGTTCACGGTCACCGCCGACGACCCCGTCTTCCTCGACGCACTCGCGGAGTTCAGCGGTCGCGAGACCGGCCGGGGCGGCATGATGACCTTCACCGACTCCCCCTGGCTGCTCACCGTCGTGGCCGATCGTCAGCCGGTCTACCGCGACCAGCCGGACGGCGTATCCGTCTGGTGGGGCTACGGCCTCTTCCCCGGGCGCTCCGGCAACCACACACCCAAGCCGATGACCATGTGCTCGGGCCGGGAGATCCTCGAAGAGGTCCTCCACCATCTGCCCTTCGACGAGGGGACCACCACCCGCGTCCTGAAGTCCTCCACCGTCGTGCCCTGTCTGATGCCCTACCGCACCAGCCAGTTCCTGGTACGCCGGCACGGCGACCGGCCGGAGGTCGTGCCGGAGGGATCGGTCAACCTCGCCTTCATCGGGCAGTTCGCCGAACTGCCCGACGACGTCGTCCTCACCGTCGAGTACTCGGTGCGCACGGCGTGGACGGCGGTGTCCCGGCTCCTCCACCTCGACAGGCGGCCGCCGACGGTCCACAAGGGCCACCACGACCCGCACGTCCTGGCCGCCGCCCTGGAGACGCTGCACCGTCGGCCCGCCGGCTGA
- the narI gene encoding respiratory nitrate reductase subunit gamma, which yields MNTPDTTLATSSGAELLLWVAVPYVCLAVFVVGHVWRYRHDQFGWTTHTSQLLEHRWLRWGSPLFHLGTFMVVAGHVVGLAVPASWTEGAGISEHAYHTTAVWAGSVAGAAMVVGLGMLCARRLLTRRIRLTTDRSDKLLFPLLSATVLLGITATAAHNVFGAGYDYRSTVSVWFRGLFTLQPQPEAIAGAPLLFQLHALTACLLFAVWPFTRLVHVWSAPVGYLVRPYLVYRGRTA from the coding sequence ATGAACACCCCGGACACGACCCTGGCCACATCGAGCGGAGCCGAGCTCCTCCTGTGGGTGGCCGTCCCGTACGTCTGCCTCGCCGTGTTCGTCGTCGGGCATGTCTGGCGCTACCGCCACGACCAGTTCGGCTGGACCACCCACACCAGTCAGCTCCTCGAACACCGCTGGCTGCGCTGGGGCAGCCCGCTGTTCCACCTGGGCACCTTCATGGTCGTCGCGGGCCACGTGGTGGGCCTCGCGGTACCGGCGTCCTGGACGGAGGGCGCCGGGATCTCCGAGCACGCCTACCACACCACCGCCGTCTGGGCGGGCTCGGTGGCGGGTGCGGCCATGGTCGTCGGACTCGGCATGCTGTGCGCCCGGCGTCTGCTGACCCGCAGGATCCGCCTCACCACCGATCGCAGCGACAAGCTTCTCTTCCCGTTGTTGTCCGCCACCGTCCTGCTCGGCATCACCGCCACCGCCGCCCACAACGTGTTCGGCGCCGGCTACGACTACCGCTCCACCGTCTCCGTGTGGTTCCGGGGCCTGTTCACCCTCCAGCCCCAGCCGGAGGCGATCGCCGGGGCACCCTTGCTGTTCCAACTGCACGCCCTCACCGCCTGCCTCCTCTTCGCCGTCTGGCCGTTCACCCGACTCGTGCACGTCTGGAGCGCGCCGGTCGGCTACCTCGTCCGCCCGTACCTGGTCTACCGCGGGCGCACGGCCTGA